The Prosthecobacter fusiformis sequence ATGGAAGGTCTGTACCTGCGCATCGAAGCCGAAGGAAAAGCCATCGGACGCGCCAAAATCGTGCGGCCTGAATTTGTGGAAAAGGTCAAACAAAGCGAACATTGGCAGCATCAAAAAATGGTGCCCAATGAGCTGGCCGAGGGGGCGGACATCTGGTTATGAGATCGTGGGCAAACATTGAAAAGGCATCCAATGCTGAAATCATTGCCTGGGCGGAAGAGCAGCCCTGGGCAGGGCCAATGCGCCTATGCGGGCAGGATGCCGGATGGCATGCTGAAGGGGATGTGTGGACTCACACCCTCATGGTGTACGAACAGGTAGAACAACTGGAGGTTTACTGTGAACTGCCACGGGCAGACCAATTGAAACTTCTGTTCACCGCCCTGCTTCATGATGCCGGAAAACCGGCGACCACAGTCCTGGATCCCGAGACGCGCCGGACGCGCTCGCCCCGACATTCGATCATCGGCGCGGCCATGGCACGCGAGGTCTTGAGGGAGCTGGGCTGTCCACTGGCCATGCGTGAGCACATCGTCAATCTGGTGCGCTACCATGGGCGACCGCCTTTCCTGCTGGAGCAGAAGGAGCCGGAACATGAAGTGATCCGCCTTTCCTGCCTGCTTTCAAACAAGCTGCTTTATCTTTTTGCACTCGCCGATACCCGAGGGAGGAAAACGGCTGAAGTGACGCGGCCAGAAGACCGTCTTCACCTCTGGCGCGACCTGTCCATGGAGCACGGTTGTTTTGTGGATGCCTATCCTTTCATCAATGCCCATGCGAGATTTCTGCTGTTCCGCCGGACGCTGAGCAACCTGCACTATGCACCCCATGAGCAGTACCGCTGCACGGTCACGCTGATGAGCGGGCTGCCGGGAGCAGGCAAAGACACTTGGCTGAAAAGTCACAGATCCGAATTACCGGTCGTCTCACTGGATGGCATCCGCGAAGATCTCAAAATCGATGCCACAGACAATCAGGGTCAGGTCATCCAAGCAGCCCGGGAGCAGTGCAGGGAACATCTTCGGGCCGGACGTGATTTTGCTTTCAACGCGACTAACATCACGGCCCAGATGCGCCAGCGCTGGGTGGACCTGTTCGCAGATTATGAAGCAAGGGTGGAGATGATCTATGTCGAGCCGCCCATGGCCACGATTCTCCGCCAGAACAAAGAACGCACCGACGCCATCCCTGAGAGCGTCATTCATCGCTTGCTGAGCAAAATTGAGGTGCCCACGCTCGCAGAGGCTCATCAGGTGAGCCTGGTAGGAGTTGAGTAAATTCATGCCACAACCCTTGCATTTGACTAGATATAGAAGGGGCATCGGGACTCTACCTTTTCTGGCATTTTGCCATTCATTGAAATGAGCCACCCGGCATCTTGCAAGCAGGGTAGCCACTCGGAAAAGGCATCTACCCAGGTAGAAGCTCGTTTAAACGGTTGGCACAACGATTGCACAGGAGGAATCCGAATTCCCACTGCGCCATGATTACCCCAGCAACACTCCCTACCCTTCAGAATTTTCTGTTCATGCTGCCTGCCACCACGACATCGTCCGAACAGGAAGTCATTGTTAACCTGGCGCGTCGTCTGACGACACTGGGCTATGTTTACATCGCCAGTGCTCATGAGCGGACGATGGAAGATCGGGAAGACATTCGGTTCATGCCTTTTCATCAGGATTTGCTTCCTTCATTTGGCGTGATGGCCGGAGTGTTTGTTGTGCGGGATCAAAACATTGCCTCCGCTGCGCGCGAAGCTTATCCTGAAGCTCATGTGCTGGTGATCGACCCGGACCGAGTGGAAGAAGATCTGCCTGATTTTGAGCCTGAGGTGATCCGCTCCTGGCCTGTGCCACAAGCTTCACGTCCTGCTCTTCTGCGCGACTTGGCCGTTGCAGCCTGATCTTATTCCCGCCGCCGACGGCGGAATAACAGACCCATCATTCCACCCAAAAGCAGCAATGCACGGGAAGGCTCAGGGATGATGGTGACAGATAGGATACCACTGCTGTTAAAAAGGGTGGTATCCCATTTCAGGCCGTCCGCCAGTATGGCATTGCTGAAGTCGAGATTATTGACCCAGTTGGTATCGCTGAGAGCACCGAGACTGGTCCAATCAAAGAGATCAAAGATGTCACCTTCTTCCGCAGCGTAATTCAAAAGAATGCGCAGGCTGGCATTGGAATCGATGGTTAGAATATTGAAGACGAGCTTGTCATTGCTGCCATCGGCGGTGAGGCGGAAATCGGTCTTGCTACCATTTTCCAACCGGGTCTGGCCAGTGAAAGTCAGGGTGCCCCTAGCTGCGGCGGTGCCGCCCTGGAGCGTGGCACCGCTGCGCAGGGTGGTATCCCCGGAAATGCTGCCAGTGCCCATGAGCCTGCCACCGCTGCCGATGACCACTTGCCCACTGCCCGTACCGCTTCCAGTGGTATTGGCGATGATGAGGGTGCCTGCGTTGATGAGGGTGCCGCCTTGATAACTGTTAGCACCTCCTGTCAGCAACAGAGTCCCGGGACCTTTTTTGGTTAGGCCACCGACACCGGTGACATTGCCCGTGAAGGAGATGGTGCCGTTAATGGCCTCGGTACTGATGAGGGTGCTGGCACTGTTCAGGACGACTTCTTTGTCAAAAGCGCTCGTAAACACTTCGGGGGCATCTTCGACTCCCGCATTGTATTGGCGAAGGACTCCCTCGCCGCCACCATCTCCATTGAAGGTAAACTTACCGTTGGTGGCCAAGGTCCAGGTGCCAGCCACATCGTCATTGATGATGAGCTGAGCACCGCTCTGGATGGTCATGTTTGTGGCTCTGGGAAGAACATTTCCAGTGAGCAGCAAGGAACCTTCGCGGATGTCGATGCTCCCAGCAAAAGCAGAAGTGCTGGAACTGACTTGAAGCCTTCCGCTGCCGATCTTGATCAAGTCACCTGAACCCGCGAAGCCGTTGCCGCCGAAGGTCTGGTTCACCCGGAAGTCCAACGTGCCACCAGATGCACCGATGGTGATGGTCCGCCCAGTGGCAGTGTTGTTGACATTGCCAAGAGTGCTGGCTGTGAGCTGCAGGGTACCTCCATTGATGAGGACATCTGCGGCTGCATTGCCCAGGGCGGTGGTGGACGCCACAGAAACGGTGCCGCTGTTGATGATGGTGAGGCCGGTGAAGGTATTCACCCCTCTGAGGAAGAGGGTGCCGCTGCCATCCATCTGCAGAGGCCGGGTGGCCGCTCCGCTGATGATTCCGGATAATGTGACATCACCGCTGCCGATGATCTGGATGGAGCCTGGTGCGCTGGATGAAGCACTGGTATTGGCAGTCACACTGATGGCACCTGAATGCGTGACGGCATCCGAACGATTGAAGATCAAAGCGCCGCCGCTAAGAGTCACCGGGCTGGTGATGCTGCCAGTGGTGCCTCCAGCTCCCAGTTGAAGTTTACCTGCACTCACGGTGGTGGCCCCTGTGTAGTCATTGTCCGTGGTCAGGGTAAGTGTGCCTGTGCCGGATTTGGCAAGGGTAGTCAAGCCTGTTATCTTGCCGGCACCACCGAAGGTATAACTGGATGTTGAATTAACAAAGACGCTGCCCGGAAGGAGCGCGGAGGTCAGGTTAACATTGAAAGTGGAAGCGGTGTCTGTGAAATAAACGACGTCCGTGGAAACAAAATTTGTGGAGGCCAGACTCGTATTGGTGATCCAGTTTTGCGTGCCGCCCACATTCACAGCCGTGCCAGCATCCCAATCCCCACTGACCGCGCCCGTCCAGCGGATGTCCTCTCCCTTCGTAATGGTGGCGGTAATCTGCGTATTGGCGGTGTCATAGTTCAGCGTTCCTGTATAACGCCCTGCGACCTGCAAGGTATAACCGGAAGTGATGGCAGTGCCAGCATAGTCCAGAAGCCGGTAAACGCCATTGGCTAACACGCTGTTGTTGGTCAGGTAAAGAAGGGTATCACTCATGCCGGTGCGAGTGAGTCCGTTACTGCCAGTGACGCTGATCAAAGGGATGGTTGGCAGGGTGCTTGAATTGAGTTCAAAAGCCAGGGTGGAGCCTCCAGCGAGGGTGAGGGTGGGCACGGACAAGGAGGTGATGACGGCGTCGCTGTTGACGGCCAGCATGGTTCCATTTGAAAGGCTTAGCGAGCTGGCAACTGCAGTCGGCTTGAGACGCAGAGTGCCACCTGTGACGGATAGAGAACCCGTGGAGTTGAAGGCACCATTGATGTTCAACGTGCCGGCGCCAGATTTGATCAGCGGCCCAGTCCCGGAGACAGCACCTGTGAAAGTGAGGGCGTTCCCGGATTCCACAATGTCCACCCGTCCACCACCTGCGGCAACGGTGATGCCACGGGAGGTGGATGAAGTGCCTGTGCCCTGGATCTGTAGTGTGCCCTGGGTGGTTGCTGTACCAAACTCGATCTTGGCCAGTACACCTGTGGTGAAGGTGGTGCCGGTGGCTGGCACGGAAGATGACTGCATGGCCAGGATGCCTTCACGAATTTGCACAGGCATTGAGGAACCAAACGTGGTGCCGCTGCCGACGGTGACAGTGCCGGAGGTTGTTTTGGCCAGCACACCACCGCCACCCTGGCTCAGAGCACCACCCGTACCCGATGCTGTGAGAGAACCGGAACGGAGGTCAAAAATAATATCTCCCACATTGGCCGCAGTGCCGCCGCTGTTAGCGCTCGAAGCACGATACTCCCCGCCATTGAGAATGAAGCCGCCATAAGATTCACCCGTGAAGATTTCGAAAAGGCCACCGGTGTTAATGGTAATGAATGTGCTGGTGGGCAGGTCTGGATTGGCATCGGGACCAAAGATAAACGTGCCCCCATTATTCACGACAATGGAGACGGCATCGATATCCCCCGCAGCGCCACGGTCGGTGAGCTGAACAATGCCACCATTGATGTTCAGCGTGCCTGTAAAGTTGTGGTTCCCCAGTAGGGTGAGCTGACCTGTACCATTTTTGTTGATGATCCCACTCCCTGTGATGCCACCGACCATATCCAGAGTGCCGGTGCCATCAAAGGTGAGCGTATTCAGCCCAAGGGCCAGGGTTGAATTCAACCTAACCGTGCCCGCCCCGTTCTGCCGGATGGTATTGGAACCGGTCAGTGTCACCGCATTGGCAAAGGTGATGTCGTCCGAGCGATTAAATGTCAGCGTACTGTTGGTTAGGGAAAGTGCACCTGCGATGCTGCCCTGAGTGCCTCCATTCCCCAATTGCAAGGAGCCACCCGTCACGGTTGTACCGCCGGTGTAGTCGTTGTTGGTGGCTAGAACCAGTGTGCCAACCCCCGATTTGGTGAGGGAGGTGCTGCCGCTTATTTTCCCCGTGCCGACGAACTGATATTCAGAGGCCGTATTCACGGTGACCGACAACGGCTGCACGGCAACGTCCAACTGCACAGTTCGATTGGCAGCCGTATCGTCAAAAAGGACGGTATCCCTGACGATGTAATTGGTGGCCGTGCCGCCAGTATTGAGCTTCCAGTTTTGAGTGCCTCCCACATTGGCCTCTGTGCCCTCATCCCAGGTACTGTTGACCGCGCCGGTCCATTTGATGGTATCCGTGCCGGTGACATTCATCTGAATTTGGGTGTCAGCCGTGTTATAGATCAGAGTCGCTGCGGTGCGGCCAGCCAGCCTCAAATCAAATCCGCTGGTGATGCTGCTGCCCGCATAATCAATCAGGGTATAAAGACCGTTGGCAAATGGCTG is a genomic window containing:
- a CDS encoding AAA family ATPase, whose protein sequence is MRSWANIEKASNAEIIAWAEEQPWAGPMRLCGQDAGWHAEGDVWTHTLMVYEQVEQLEVYCELPRADQLKLLFTALLHDAGKPATTVLDPETRRTRSPRHSIIGAAMAREVLRELGCPLAMREHIVNLVRYHGRPPFLLEQKEPEHEVIRLSCLLSNKLLYLFALADTRGRKTAEVTRPEDRLHLWRDLSMEHGCFVDAYPFINAHARFLLFRRTLSNLHYAPHEQYRCTVTLMSGLPGAGKDTWLKSHRSELPVVSLDGIREDLKIDATDNQGQVIQAAREQCREHLRAGRDFAFNATNITAQMRQRWVDLFADYEARVEMIYVEPPMATILRQNKERTDAIPESVIHRLLSKIEVPTLAEAHQVSLVGVE
- a CDS encoding beta strand repeat-containing protein, with the protein product MKLISRFAILVFGLQLSGSFLNAQSVWNVTTGNWNVAANWLPATLPVSANDLHLKFNATGSYVSTNNLGPFTLNRLTVNNTGNGTLTLAASTGNTLTFAGANPTLDITGTALFTGLLAGNATITKTGSGTFIHDSLNADFTGTLIINEGRFMNRSETNTVTNFTPAAIIVNNGGTYQFGNIGAGNPDLPISTYITANEGGLVSWQETQTFGGFHLLGGTLSLTSGTATANGLAAQSWTHGNVTGNAYTGTIYNMAGTAPINKTTSGTVTISGAVAMTNQGGLNIMEGTVIMSHATNLANAPLSLGGSGTTGTLEYQGGTGSQTGALTRASGGSGFVKVTQPTTILTLSGNQTGSGSLTKTGPGTLNLTGTLSGTGFTLVSEGTLRVNPGTAMGGFFLNSGTTLAVNAGSVSSEFSVPTLSLSTGTLLLELNTASVPSNSLVTVRNSSAFTFSDGATIRVTNAQNFANGTYTLLDYESGSPIESGLNLHLAGRTLGSLIYDTENTRIQMAITGTDTLKWSGAVSSAWDTGSAANVGGTQNWQLVTGGTATNFISTDTVRFDDTAANKSVQIAGTVLPFSITVDTAAEYSFSGTGKISGSTLLRKLGTGTLILATDNDYTGATSVTAGTLQLGDGGTQGSFTSALSLTASTLAFNRSADFTFDNVVNLTNSNTIRQNGTGTVTLNSRLSVGSNTLTFDGSGIIDIMGPISGTGTINKNGTGQLNLLGDVGFTGTLNINGGILQLTDDGAGGDLDAKSIVVNNGGTFIFGGSGNPDLPTTTVVTVNAGGLYNMRTGESYGGFILNGGEYRITSASAAVNSTGEAAAIGDVVFDLRSGTITTELTGTATGALVQGGGGVLAKTTSGTVTLTGTAAIHSALALQIREGTLSMPTVSVPTTGTVVDGTGTPLANIVFGTATTEGTLQIHSAGSATSSRNISVALGGGRVDVVEAATALTFSGAITGSGTLTKTGAGTLSLTGSLGSTGLTTVNEGILRIKPGTVTGALGASGSGVLAVGNGSLAVTLNVPALDLADGSTLQLELASSTLPGVTLANVTGTDGLTLAGDVTLRVTNSQPFANGLYTLIDYAGSSITSGFDLRLAGRTAATLIYNTADTQIQMNVTGTDTIKWTGAVNSTWDEGTEANVGGTQNWKLNTGGTATNYIVRDTVLFDDTAANRTVQLDVAVQPLSVTVNTASEYQFVGTGKISGSTSLTKSGVGTLVLATNNDYTGGTTVTGGSLQLGNGGTQGSIAGALSLTNSTLTFNRSDDITFANAVTLTGSNTIRQNGAGTVRLNSTLALGLNTLTFDGTGTLDMVGGITGSGIINKNGTGQLTLLGNHNFTGTLNINGGIVQLTDRGAAGDIDAVSIVVNNGGTFIFGPDANPDLPTSTFITINTGGLFEIFTGESYGGFILNGGEYRASSANSGGTAANVGDIIFDLRSGSLTASGTGGALSQGGGGVLAKTTSGTVTVGSGTTFGSSMPVQIREGILAMQSSSVPATGTTFTTGVLAKIEFGTATTQGTLQIQGTGTSSTSRGITVAAGGGRVDIVESGNALTFTGAVSGTGPLIKSGAGTLNINGAFNSTGSLSVTGGTLRLKPTAVASSLSLSNGTMLAVNSDAVITSLSVPTLTLAGGSTLAFELNSSTLPTIPLISVTGSNGLTRTGMSDTLLYLTNNSVLANGVYRLLDYAGTAITSGYTLQVAGRYTGTLNYDTANTQITATITKGEDIRWTGAVSGDWDAGTAVNVGGTQNWITNTSLASTNFVSTDVVYFTDTASTFNVNLTSALLPGSVFVNSTSSYTFGGAGKITGLTTLAKSGTGTLTLTTDNDYTGATTVSAGKLQLGAGGTTGSITSPVTLSGGALIFNRSDAVTHSGAISVTANTSASSSAPGSIQIIGSGDVTLSGIISGAATRPLQMDGSGTLFLRGVNTFTGLTIINSGTVSVASTTALGNAAADVLINGGTLQLTASTLGNVNNTATGRTITIGASGGTLDFRVNQTFGGNGFAGSGDLIKIGSGRLQVSSSTSAFAGSIDIREGSLLLTGNVLPRATNMTIQSGAQLIINDDVAGTWTLATNGKFTFNGDGGGEGVLRQYNAGVEDAPEVFTSAFDKEVVLNSASTLISTEAINGTISFTGNVTGVGGLTKKGPGTLLLTGGANSYQGGTLINAGTLIIANTTGSGTGSGQVVIGSGGRLMGTGSISGDTTLRSGATLQGGTAAARGTLTFTGQTRLENGSKTDFRLTADGSNDKLVFNILTIDSNASLRILLNYAAEEGDIFDLFDWTSLGALSDTNWVNNLDFSNAILADGLKWDTTLFNSSGILSVTIIPEPSRALLLLGGMMGLLFRRRRRE